In Entelurus aequoreus isolate RoL-2023_Sb linkage group LG02, RoL_Eaeq_v1.1, whole genome shotgun sequence, one genomic interval encodes:
- the LOC133642535 gene encoding putative per-hexamer repeat protein 5: MGTGSNNVMGTGSNNIMGTGSNNVMGTGSNNIMGTGSNNIMGTGSNNIMGTGSKNIMGTGSNNIMGTGSNNIMGTGSNNVMGTGSNNVMGTGSNNIMGTGSNNIMGTGSNNIMGTGSNNVMVTGSNNIMGTGSNNVMGTGSNNIMGTGSNNVMGTGSNNIMGTGSNNVMGTGSNNIMGTGSNNVMGTGSNNIMGTGSNNVMGTGSKNVMGTGSNNVMGTGSNNVMGTGSNNVMGTGSNNVMGTGSKNVMGTGSKNVMGTGSNNIMGTGSNNIMGTGSNNIMGTGSNNVMGTGSNNIMGTGSNNIMGTESNNVMGTGSNNVMGTGSNNVMGTGSNNIMGTGSYNIMGTGSNNIMGTGSNNVMGTGSNNIMGTGSNNIMGTGSYNIMGTGSNNVMGTGSNNIMGTGSNNVMGTGSNNIMGTGSNNVMGTGSNNIMGTGKRRNAFDVAAFGACESWTKKVLVMKMMMKRMMCCT; encoded by the coding sequence ATGGGGACAGGAAGTAACAACGTCATGGGGACAGGAAGTAACAACATCATGGGGACAGGAAGTAACAATGTCATGGGGACAGGAAGTAACAACATCATGGGGACAGGAAGTAACAACATCATGGGGACAGGAAGTAACAACATCATGGGGACAGGAAGTAAAAACATCATGGGGACAGGAAGTAACAACATAATGGGGACAGGAAGTAACAACATCATGGGGACAGGAAGTAACAACGTCATGGGGACAGGAAGTAACAACGTCATGGGGACAGGAAGTAACAACATCATGGGGACAGGAAGTAACAACATCATGGGGACAGGAAGTAACAACATCATGGGAACAGGAAGTAACAATGTCATGGTGACAGGAAGTAACAACATCATGGGGACAGGAAGTAACAATGTCATGGGGACAGGAAGTAACAACATcatggggacaggaagtaatAATGTCATGGGGACAGGAAGTAACAACATCATGGGGACAGGAAGTAACAACGTCATGGGGACAGGAAGCAACAACATCATGGGGACAGGAAGTAACAATGTCATGGGGACAGGAAGTAACAACATCATGGGGACAGGAAGTAACAATGTCATGGGGACAGGAAGTAAAAATGTCATGGGGACAGGAAGTAACAACGTCATGGGGACAGGAAGTAACAATGTCATGGGGACAGGAAGTAACAATGTCATGGGGACAGGAAGTAACAACGTCATGGGGACAGGAAGTAAGAATGTCATGGGGACAGGAAGTAAGAATGTCATGGGGACAGGAAGTAACAACATCATGGGGACAGGAAGTAACAACATCATGGGGACAGGAAGTAACAACATCATGGGGACAGGAAGTAACAATGTCATGGGGACAGGAAGTAACAACATCATGGGGACAGGAAGTAACAACATCATGGGGACAGAAAGTAACAATGTCATGGGGACAGGAAGTAACAACGTCATGGGGACAGGAAGTAACAATGTCATGGGGACAGGAAGTAACAACATCATGGGGACAGGAAGTTACAACATCATGGGGACAGGAAGTAACAACATcatggggacaggaagtaatAATGTCATGGGGACAGGAAGTAACAACATCATGGGGACAGGAAGTAACAACATCATGGGGACAGGAAGTTACAACATCATGGGGACAGGAAGTAACAATGTCATGGGGACAGGAAGTAACAACATCATGGGGACAGGAAGTAACAATGTCATGGGGACAGGAAGTAACAACATCATGGGGACAGGAAGTAACAACGTCATGGGGACAGGAAGTAACAACATCATGGGGACAGGAA
- the LOC133642527 gene encoding putative per-hexamer repeat protein 5, with the protein MNMMIINNIMGTGSNNVMGTGSNNIMGTGSNNIMGTGSNNVMGTGSNKVMGTGSNNIMGTGSNNIMGTGSNNVMGTGSNNIMGTGSNNVMGTGSNNIMGTGSNNVMGTGSNNIMGTGSNNIMGTGSNNVMGTGSNNIMGTGSNNIMGTGSNNVMGTGSNNIMGTGSNNIMGTGSNNVMGTGSNNIMGTGSNNVRGTGSNNVMGTGSNNVMGTGSNNVMGTGSYNIMGTGSNNVMGTGSNNVMGTGSNNIMGTGSNNVMGTGSNNVMGTGSNNIMGTGSNNVMGTGSNNVMGTGSNNVMGTGSNNVMGTGSYNIMGTGSNNVMGTGSNNVMGTGSNNVMGTGSNNVMGTGSNNVMGTGSNNVMGTGSNNIMGTGSNNVMGTGSNNVMGTGSNNIMGTGSNNVMGTGSNNVMGTGSYNIMGTGSNNVMGTGSNNVMGTGSNNVMGTGRNNIMGT; encoded by the coding sequence atgaatatgatgATCATCAACAACATCATGGGGACAGGAAGTAACAACGTCATGGGGACAGGAAGTAACAACATCATGGGGACAGGAAGTAACAACATCATGGGGACAGGAAGTAACAACGTCATGGGGACAGGAAGTAACAAAGTCATGGGGACAGGAAGTAACAACATCATGGGGACAGGAAGTAACAACATCATGGGGACAGGAAGTAACAACGTCATGGGGACAGGAAGTAACAACATCATGGGGACAGGAAGTAACAACGTCATGGGGACAGGAAGTAACAACATCATGGGGACAGGAAGTAACAACGTCATGGGGACAGGAAGTAACAACATCATGGGGACAGGAAGTAACAACATCATGGGGACAGGAAGTAACAACGTCATGGGGACAGGAAGTAACAACATCATGGGGACAGGAAGTAACAACATCATGGGGACAGGAAGTAACAACGTCATGGGGACAGGAAGTAACAACATCATGGGGACAGGAAGTAACAACATCATGGGGACAGGAAGTAACAATGTCATGGGGACAGGAAGTAACAACATCATGGGGACAGGAAGTAACAATGTCAGGGGGACAGGAAGTAACAACGTCATGGGGACAGGAAGTAACAATGTCATGGGGACAGGAAGTAACAACGTCATGGGGACAGGAAGTTACAACATCATGGGGACAGGAAGTAACAATGTCATGGGGACAGGAAGTAACAACGTCATGGGGACAGGAAGTAACAACATCATGGGGACAGGAAGTAACAATGTCATGGGGACAGGAAGTAACAACGTCATGGGGACAGGAAGTAACAACATCATGGGGACAGGAAGTAACAATGTCATGGGGACAGGAAGTAACAACGTCATGGGGACAGGAAGTAACAATGTCATGGGGACAGGAAGTAACAACGTCATGGGGACAGGAAGTTACAACATCATGGGGACAGGAAGTAACAATGTCATGGGGACAGGAAGTAACAACGTCATGGGGACAGGAAGTAACAATGTCATGGGGACAGGAAGTAACAACGTCATGGGGACAGGAAGTAACAATGTCATGGGGACAGGAAGTAACAACGTCATGGGGACAGGAAGTAACAACATCATGGGGACAGGAAGTAACAATGTCATGGGGACAGGAAGTAACAACGTCATGGGGACAGGAAGTAACAACATCATGGGGACAGGAAGTAACAATGTCATGGGGACAGGAAGTAACAACGTCATGGGGACAGGAAGTTACAACATCATGGGGACAGGAAGTAACAATGTCATGGGGACAGGAAGTAACAACGTCATGGGGACAGGAAGTAACAATGTCATGGGGACAGGAAGGAACAACATCATGGGGACATGA